Below is a genomic region from Pedobacter cryoconitis.
AATTAAAGCTTGTAACAGTGTTTATCGTTTCCAGTTTCCAATCCGCAGAGGAAATGGATTCGAAGTAATTGATGCATGGCGTGTTGAACACTCTCACCACATGAGTCCTACCAAAGGAGGGATTCGTTACAGTGAAATGGTTAATGAAGATGAGGTAATGGCATTGGCGGCACTAATGACGTATAAGTGTGCAATCGTGAATGTTCCTTTTGGTGGTGCAAAAGGTGGAATTAAAATTACGCCAAAAAACTATACAACAGGTGAATTGGAAAATATCACCCGTCGCTATACTACAGAATTAATTAAAAAGAATTTCATCGGTCCTGGTATTGACGTTCCTGCTCCTGATTATGGATCCGGAGAACGTGAAATGAGCTGGATTGCTGATACATATATGACAATGAACCCAGGTCAGCTGGATGCGTTAGGTTGTGTTACCGGTAAGCCAATTGCTTTACACGGTATCCGCGGACGTAAAGAAGCTACTGGCCGTGGTGTTGCTTATGCAGTAAGAGAATGTGTAAGAGTAACAGAAGATATGCACAAGATCGGTCTTAAAGCTGGTTTGGATGACAAAAGAGTTATCGTTCAGGGATTAGGAAACGTAGGGTACCACTCTGCAAAATTCCTTACTGAATTTGGTGCTACTATTGTTGGCCTTTGTGAGTTTGAAGGTGCTATTTACAATGAGAACGGACTGAATGTTGATGAAGTGTTCGCACACCGTAAATTAACAGGTTCAATCTTAGGTTTCCCTGGAGCCAAAGAATTTAAAAATTCTATGGAAGGATTAGAGCA
It encodes:
- a CDS encoding Glu/Leu/Phe/Val family dehydrogenase, whose translation is MATTANETNFFTDVCKNFDNAAQFTGHPEGLLSQIKACNSVYRFQFPIRRGNGFEVIDAWRVEHSHHMSPTKGGIRYSEMVNEDEVMALAALMTYKCAIVNVPFGGAKGGIKITPKNYTTGELENITRRYTTELIKKNFIGPGIDVPAPDYGSGEREMSWIADTYMTMNPGQLDALGCVTGKPIALHGIRGRKEATGRGVAYAVRECVRVTEDMHKIGLKAGLDDKRVIVQGLGNVGYHSAKFLTEFGATIVGLCEFEGAIYNENGLNVDEVFAHRKLTGSILGFPGAKEFKNSMEGLEQPCDILVPAALENQITAENIRNIKAKIIAEGANGPCTPEAEEIFTEMGGIIIPDMYCNAGGVTVSYFEWLKNLSHVAFGRMEKRYAENSNANLINTLESLTGQSIPAEHRLMIVKGASELELVNSGLEDTMIHSYHEIRETLVTKPGIQTLRTAAFVGSIDKIAVSYMNLGIWP